A genome region from Nicotiana tabacum cultivar K326 chromosome 13, ASM71507v2, whole genome shotgun sequence includes the following:
- the LOC107795886 gene encoding hypothetical protein At1g04090, producing MKKLRSMFGRECWCWDNYNDSDDYYPVEPHNFSLPSPLPKWPQGKGFATGRICLGEIEVVQITKFKKIWGCSLSFGKSNCFSFYKPDEIPQGFSSLGHYCQPDGEHLTGYVLAAKDLSVNHNPKDNVQDSSSKLPALQKPLSYTLIWSSDSQYNGSSYIWLPNAPVGYKSMGFVASVEPNEPDPDEVKCVRADLTAKCEACEMMFSPDSIFPRDQFQVWKTRPCKRGMLCKGVSVGTFFCSTTFSSGDELDNIACLKNLDSSLHAMPNLEQIHALIKHYGPTVYLHPDEIYLPSSVPWFFINGALLYKDGRNSGIAIDSKGSNLPAGGENDGEYWLDLPNKDDANRTNVKCGNIESAELYVHVKPALGGTFTDIAMWIFCPFNGPATLKIGLLSFALNKVGEHVGDWEHYTLRISNFSGELSSVYFSEHSGGEWLDACNLEFIEGNKSVVYASRNGHASFPHPGCYLQGSTKLGVGVRNDCARSKYHVDSSSKYQIIAAEYLGEGVVSEPPWLQYMREWGPTIIYDGRSEVEKIIKHLPFFMRFSVESLIELFPTELYGEAGPTGPKEKDNWLGDERW from the exons ATGAAAAAGCTAAGAAGTATGTTTGGGAGGGAGTGTTGGTGTTGGGACAATTACAATGACTCTGATGATTATTATCCAGTTGAacctcacaatttttctttgccTTCACCCCTTCCTAAATGGCCTCAAG GCAAAGGTTTTGCTACAGGAAGAATATGCTTAGGTGAAATTGAAGTTGTTCAAATCACCAAGTTCAAGAAAATTTGGGGTTGCAGCCTATCATTTGGGAAATCAAATTGCTTCTCCTTTTATAAGCCGGATGAAATTCCACAAGGATTTTCAAGCCTCGGTCACTACTGTCAGCCAGATGGTGAGCACTTAACTGGCTATGTTCTTGCTGCCAAAGACTTATCTGTGAATCATAACCCAAAAGACAATGTCCAAGATTCATCTTCAAAGCTTCCTGCTCTTCAAAAACCTCTGAGCTATACTTTGATTTGGAGTTCAGACTCCCAATACAATGGAAGCAGTTATATTTGGTTGCCAAATGCACCAGTTGGTTATAAATCTATGGGATTTGTGGCATCTGTTGAGCCTAATGAACCTGATCCTGATGAAGTTAAATGTGTCCGTGCTGACCTGACGGCAAAATGTGAGGCGTGTGAGATGATGTTTAGTCCAGATTCCATTTTCCCGAGGGACCAATTTCAAGTTTGGAAAACAAGACCTTgcaagaggggcatgctgtgtaAAGGGGTTTCTGTTGGTACATTCTTCTGCAGTACAACCTTCAGTTCTGGAGATGAACTCGATAATATTGCGTGCTTGAAAAATCTCGACTCTTCCCTACATGCAATGCCCAATCTCGAGCAGATCCATGCGCTCATCAAGCACTATGGACCGACAGTTTATCTTCATCCAGATGAGATTTATTTGCCCTCCTCAGTCCCGTGGTTCTTCATTAATGGAGCTCTCCTCTACAAAGATGGGAGGAATAGCGGTATAGCCATCGACTCTAAAGGCTCAAACTTGCCTGCTGGTGGAGAAAACGATGGTGAATATTGGCTTGATTTGCCAAATAAGGATGATGCAAATCGAACCAATGTCAAATGTGGGAACATTGAGAGTGCAGAGCTCTATGTTCATGTTAAACCAGCTTTAGGAGGAACCTTCACGGATATTGCAATGTGGATATTCTGCCCTTTCAATGGACCGGCTACCCTTAAGATTGGGTTGTTGAGTTTTGCTTTGAATAAAGTAGGAGAGCATGTTGGTGATTGGGAGCATTATACACTCCGTATCAGCAACTTTTCTGGTGAGCTCTCGAGTGTGTATTTCTCGGAGCATAGTGGTGGTGAATGGCTAGACGCCTGCAACTTGGAGTTCATCGAGGGAAACAAGTCAGTTGTATATGCATCAAGAAATGGCCACGCAAGTTTCCCACATCCCGGCTGCTATCTTCAGGGCTCTACTAAACTCGGTGTTGGAGTGAGGAACGATTGTGCCCGTAGCAAATACCATGTAGACTCTAGTAGCAAGTATCAAATTATTGCTGCTGAGTACCTTGGAGAGGGAGTTGTTTCAGAACCACCATGGTTGCAATATATGAGGGAATGGGGTCCAACCATCATATACGATGGGCGATCAGAAGTGGAAAAAATAATCAAGCATCTTCCCTTTTTTATGAGATTTTCAGTGGAGAGTCTCATTGAGTTATTTCCAACTGAACTATATGGTGAAGCAGGGCCAACAGGACCAAAGGAAAAGGACAATTGGCTGGGGGATGAGAGATGGTAG